In a single window of the Gossypium hirsutum isolate 1008001.06 chromosome A13, Gossypium_hirsutum_v2.1, whole genome shotgun sequence genome:
- the LOC107918408 gene encoding nestin: MDDPELEWEIQESSTGYSENGKLSWLMRLGRKIFVTGIVISSAPLVFPPIMAISAIGFVCSVPYGVLLVSYVCTKTLMSRLLPMPSRSAPLLLEYGKACNGEGEGDGEGEGEGEGEGEGGGGEETNGVQNEVIKGDISIEREEEELKEDIIEEIEARIELVDKRNEEPDKGDILQKGAYQKDGVQNDVKRSAGDDSEFMNERPSLSFEEVKELTGMQTEQPMIGECRNKPPAEKSQGIEAVIQRDEKCSSNLVNETPLGSGNVKEKDEYVQLIRAIDALVNEKLRGTTGEQQKEKEVQGINEAKEEEYVRDKQPIEEACNVVIEFVEDEKNGNNKESETQFLMEKVDVHFTQSTDVEEDEELVRETMGLLEKIRDQGERAYMDDKPSTEKVHVGTEKDDKQILQISANAVADYGMEMPTSESETEVEKNKADSKEQIKGSVEMDIQKREQLVGSVSETANDDSITKGLTVEISTSIVGQAKDENIVDRSYRLNKEKKDVVFSNEDIREINDDQGLDLSENLSTVSLQGSPPEVNTEESWPSSSYSLHQHASDSSDLPVSTKAQEADNTIIPVENATDAPSNEAIHCEEKIWEQMNALRTIVGYKAARRETCIDELKALYVFTGIEPPASLKDTCDPAEVDAKLGFLKSVVGVQ; this comes from the exons ATGGATGATCCAGAATTAGAATgggaaatccaagaatcatcaacTGGGTATAGTGAGAATGGCAAACTAAGTTGGTTGATGAGATTGGGAAGGAAAATATTTGTCACTGGAATTGTTATATCATCTGCACCACTTGTCTTCCCTCCAATTATGGCTATTTCTGCTATTGGGTTCGTCTGTTCGGTCCCTTATGGAGTCTTATTAGTAAGCTATGTTTGCACTAAGACTTTAATGAGTAGGTTACTTCCAATGCCTTCGCGATCTGCCCCATTATTGTTGGAATATGGAAAAGCATGTAATGGAGAAGGAGAAGGAGAtggagaaggagaaggagaaggagaaggagaaggagaaggaggaggaggagaagaaaCTAATGGAGTACAAAATGAAGTTATTAAAGGAGATATTAGCATAGAGAGGGAGGAAGAAGAGTTAAAAGAGGacattattgaagaaattgaggcTAGAATTGAATTGGTTGACAAGAGAAATGAGGAACCAGATAAAGGGGATATTTTGCAAAAGGGTGCATATCAGAAAGATGGGGTCCAAAATGATGTAAAGAGATCAGCTGGAGATGACAGTGAATTTATGAATGAAAGGCCATCCCTAAGTTTTGAAGAAGTTAAGGAACTAACAGGAATGCAAACAGAGCAGCCAATGATAGGGGAATGTCGAAACAAACCGCCAGCAGAAAAGAGCCAGGGTATTGAAGCTGTTATCCAAAGAGACGAAAAGTGCAGCAGCAATCTTGTGAATGAAACGCCATTGGGATCCGGAAATGTGAAAGAGAAAGATGAATACGTTCAGTTAATTCGGGCCATTGATGCTTTAGTGAATGAGAAATTAAGAGGGACAACTGGagaacaacaaaaagaaaaggagGTTCAGGGAATAAATGAAGCTAAAGAGGAGGAATATGTGAGAGATAAACAGCCAATAGAGGAGGCCTGTAATGTTGTGATTGAGTTTGTGGAAGATGAGAAGAATGGCAACAATAAGGAGAGCGAAACACAATTTCTGATGGAAAAGGTAGATGTGCATTTCACCCAGTCTACTGACGTTGAAGAGGATGAAGAGTTAGTAAGGGAGACTATGGGATTATTAGAAAAAATCCGAGACCAGGGGGAAAGAGCTTATATGGATGATAAGCCGAGTACAGAAAAAGTGCATGTTGGTACTGAGAAAGATGataagcaaattttgcaaatttCTGCAAATGCCGTCGCTGATTATGGGATGGAAATGCCAACTAGTGAATCTGAAACCGAAGTAGAAAAAAATAAAGCTGATAGTAAAGAGCAAATCAAGGGATCTGTGGAAATGGATATTCAGAAAAGGGAGCAACTAGTAGGGTCAGTGAGTGAAACTGCGAATGATGATAGCATTACAAAGGGGCTTACAGTCGAAATTTCTACATCGATAGTAGGACAAGCAAAAGATGAAAACATTGTAGATCGAAGCTATCGACTGAATAAGGAGAAGAAAGATGTGGTTTTTTCCAATGAAGATATAAGAGAGATCAATGACGACCAAGGGCTTGACCTGTCAGAAAATTTAAGTACAGTTAGTCTGCAGGGGTCTCCTCCAGAAGTGAACACTGAAG AAAGTTGGCCTTCATCTAGTTACTCTCTTCACCAACACGCTTCTGATTCTTCAGATCTTCCTGTTTCTACAAAAGCTCAGGAAGCAGATAACACTATAATTCCTGTAGAAAATGCCACGGATGCCCCATCCAATGAG GCAATTCACTGTGAGGAGAAGATTTGGGAACAAATGAATGCTCTGAGAACAATAGTGGGGTATAAAGCCGCCCGAAGAGAGACATGCATAGATGAATTGAAAGCTCTGTATGTGTTCACTGGAATTGAGCCCCCTGCATCCTTGAAGGACACGTGTGATCCTGCAGAAGTCGATGCGAAGCTTGGGTTTCTCAAATCTGTAGTTGGAGTTCAATAG